The Chloroflexus aggregans DSM 9485 genome segment TGGTTTCGAGAACCTGATCCCGTCTGATTGGCGCTTTTTGCACTGGGAGCGGATCCTCTTTTCTGCCGGTATTGGTCTCCTTTCGTTCTTTTTGGTGATAAGTTTGGTATTCCTCGCAATGTAACGGTGGATTCCGCGAATCTGGCGCAATTCATGGTACGATACCCAGTAGGTGATGGAATAGTGGAGTACGCCTCATGCAGACAGCACAGCTAGCCTCGGCGTTGCTCGCTGAAGCGCGTAAGACGTTGGTTGGGCAAGACGAGACATTGATATTGCTCTTGACGGCGCTGTTGAGCAACGGTCATGTGCTGTTGGAAGGCCCTCCTGGTACCGCCAAAACATTAATGGCGAAGACATTAGCCCAGATGATCCAGGCCGAGTTTCGTCGTGTCCAATTTACACCTGATTTGATGCCGGCAGATGTGATCGGGACACAAGTGTACGATCTGAGTAGTGGTCAATTCCGGTTACGACAGGGGCCGATCTTTACCCAAGTCTTGCTCGGTGATGAGATTAACCGTGCTCCGGCAAAAACTCAAAGCGCGTTGCTTGAGGCGATGGAAGAGCGGCAAGTGACGATTGAAGGGCAGCGGTTACCGTTGCCGGAGCCGTTTTTCGTGATTGCGACCCAGAACCCTATCGAATACGAAGGTACCTATCCGTTGCCGGAGGCGCAACTCGACCGATTTTTGTTCAAGATCGTCATCGACTATGCACCGCGTGAGGTTGAGATAGAAGTGTTGCGGCGTTACCATTTTGGGTTCGATGCGCATCAGTTAGCTGCCGCCGGTCTACAAACCATTGTCACCACCGAGAGCTTGCGCGCCTGTCGAGCCGAGATCGCCCAGGTTCAGGTTGAACAAGGTATTCTCGACTACATTGTCGCGATTGTGCAGGCAACTCGCACGAGTCCTGAATTGCTCGTGGGTGCATCGTTGCGGGCCGGGATCGCGTTGTTGTTGGCGGCGAAGGCATTGGCGGCGATCAATGACCGCGCCTACGTGACACCTGATGAGGTCAAAACCTTAGCCCGTCCGGTATTGCGCCACCGCATTATCTTGCGGCCAGAAGCTGAAATTGAGGGCTTGAATGCCGATATGGCGATAGGGCGTATTCTCAATCGGATCGAAGTACCACGCTAATCCGTGGGTCATCGTTTACCTCGTGCAATTCCTATTGGTCGCGTACCCTAGAGAGAAGCTTTCATGCTTGTTCGCAGTTCGCTGCGTTGGATTCTTCGCCACCCGTGGCAGATGCTGCTCTGCGTATTAGGTGTTGCGTTAGGGGTGGCTGTAGTTGTTGCCATCGATTTGGCAAATGCCAGTGCTCGACGCGCGTTTCAACTTGCCGGTGATACGGTGGCCGGTCAGGCTACCCACCAGATTGTCGGTGGCCCAACAGGATTGGCCGAAACCGTCTACACCGCATTGCACCGGCAATTGCCCGCTTTAGCTGCCGCTCCAATCGTCGAAGGTTACGTCACCGCACCGGCACTGGGTCCCGGTGTTTATCAACTGTTCGGTGTTGACCCATTTGCTGAAGCGCCGTTTCGTCCCTACCTTGCTGCCGATGGTACTGTTGATCTGGCAGCATTGTTGATCGAGCCGGGAGCCGCCTTGCTGTCGCGCGCCAACGCCGAACGGGCCGGTTTACAACTGGGCGATACTCTGTCGATCCAGATCGGTGCCCGTTCGGCAACGGTTCGGGTCGTTGGGGTGCTTGATCCGGCTGATGACCTGAGCCGACGCGCATTGGACGGTTTGATCGTGGTTGATATTGCCAGTGCGCAAGAATTATTGGCAACTACCGGTCGTTTGAGCCGAGTTGATCTGATTATCCCGCCAGTGTTTGATCTGAAATCACTGACATCGCTCTTGCCCGCGGGGGTGACGGTACAGCCGGTCGCAGCACGGGCAGGTACGTTGCAACAAATGACGGCTGCATTCGAGCTAAATCTGACGGCGCTTAGTCTGTTGGCGCTGATCGTCGGTATGTTTCTCATCTACAATACGATGACGTTCAGTGTGGTGCAGCGTCGCACATTGCTCGGTACCCTGCGCTGTGTTGGCGTGAGCCGCGGGCAATTGGCTGTTCTGGTGCTGGCCGAGGCATTCGTCATTAGCTTGCTGGGAGTGGCAAGTGGCTTGACGCTCGGTGTTGTGCTGGGTCGCGGTTTGGTTGGTCTGGTGACGCAGACAATCAACGATCTGTACTTTGTTGTGACGGTTCGCGATCTGAGTCTTGAGCCGTTCGTGCTGGTGAAGGGTGCTGTTCTTGGGATTGTGGCGACGCTTGCGGCGGCGCTGGCTCCGGCCCTTGAAGCGATGTATACGCCACCACGTACCGTATTGCGACGTTCGAGTATCGAAGAGCGGGTGCGACGTGCAACACCACGATTGGCCGTAGCCGGTGTCGGCTTGTTGGCTGGCGGAGGTGTCTTGTTGGCATTGCCGGCAACTGCCGGAACAACCGGTCTGTATCTGGCTTTTGCCGGTTTGTTCGCTCTTGTCATCGGGTCAGCATTGCTAACGCCCGTCGCACTGGTTGGTCTGATGTTTGTCATCCGACCGCTACTGGGCCGTGTCCTGGGCTTGCTTGGGCGGATGGCTGCCCGTGATGTGGTGGCCAGTCTTTCACGGACTGCGGTGGCGGTCGCCGCACTGATGGTTGCCGTTTCGGTGACTATCGGTGTTGGAATTATGATCGGTAGTTTTCGCCAAACGGTGATCAATTGGCTTGAACAGAGTCTGATAGCCGATATTTATCTCTCGCCGCCGAGTAATGTGGCAAATCGGATCGATACGACGCTCGATCCGACATTACCGGCTGTGTTAGCAACATTGCCGGCAGTCGAGGCAATTACGACGTTCCGAAGTGTCCAGATCGACCTGCCAACCGGACCTACCACGCTGGTTGCCATTGATGGTGCAACCGAGCGTGGTCGGCGTGCGCTGCGCTTTCAGCAAGGGGGCGATGATGCCGCATGGGAAGCATGGGAACGCGGTGCAGTGTTTATCTCCGAACCGCTCGCTTTCCGTAGTGGGTTGGGGGTCGGTGATACGCTCACGCTGCGGACCGATCGCGGTCTCCGTGAACTGCCAATTGCCGGTGTCTACTACGACTACACCTCCGATCGGGGCGTGATACGGATCAATGCTGCGACGTATCGGGCGTTGTGGGACGATCCGGCTCTTTCGTCGCTGGCCATCTATGTGCGTGACGGTTACGGTGTCGATACCGTCATCGAGCAGGTCCGTTTGGTGAGTGCTGGGTACGGGACGGTGTTGGTCAATTCGAGCCGAGCATTGCGTGAGGGGACGTTAGTCGTCTTTGATCGCACCTTTGCGATTACATCGGTCTTGCAATTACTGGCGACCATTGTTGCATTCATCGGTATCTTGAGTGCGCTGATGGCGTTACAACTTGAGCGCACGCGCGAGCTTGGTGTCTTGCGAGCCGTTGGTCTCACACCTGGCCAACTTTGGGGATCGGTGCTGAGCCAAACCGGGTTGATGGGATTGGCCGCCGGAGTGTTGGCTGCGCCACTCGGTTTGGTGTTAGCGCTCGTGCTGACCTACGTGATCAACAAGCGTTCATTTGGTTGGACGCTTGAATTAGTGGTTGATCCGTTACTCTTCGCTCAAGCGTTCGCCGTTGCAATTAGTGCCGCATTATTGGCCGGAATTTGGCCGGCACTGCGTATGAGTCGGATCAGCCCGGCAATTGCACTGCGCGATGAATAAGTATGCTGCACTCCCTAGCGCTGTGGAATGTGGTACGATACAGCCGTCATCCGAATCTGAGTGAGGAGATCAATATGAGTGATCTACGCGCAGCTTTTGAACGAGCCGCTCAAGAGGTGCAGACACTGCCCCGCCGACCCGATAATGAGACGTTGTTGCAACTATACGCCTTGTACAAACAGGCGACCGTCGGCGATATCCAGGGTACGCGCCCGGGAGTGCTCGATATGACCGGTCGGCTGAAGTATGATGCTTGGGCGAAACTGAAAGGCGTGACGGCTGAAGAGGCAATGAAGCGTTATATTGAACTAGTCGAGCGGCTCAAGCAGACGATCAAGTAGATACGAAAAGAGGGGTAGATGTGTACTACCCCTCTTTTTCTCTAGACGTATCGTTGCGCTGAGAGGGTCGCAAAGACGCTCACCCTCTAGACCGAATCAATAGCGACGGCGAAAATCACCACGCGATGAACTACGCGGCTTATCTTCTGCCTCGTTCACGCGCAGATTGCGCCCGCCAATCTCAAGGCCGTCGGTTGCGCGGATCACGCCGGCGACATTATTGGTTTCGATCTCAACAAATCCGAAGCCACGCGACCGACCGGTATCACGGTCATTGATGACGCGCGCACTCTGTACTTCGCCGTGCGGCTCGAAGATCGCACCCAGCTCAGCATCGCCAACACTCCACGGCAAGTTTCCGACGAACAGTTTCACTAACATTGCATTCCACTCCACAGAGACTTGGTTCGACACACGTCCATGCATGTCAAAACCGGCTATCACAGACCTCTCGTACAGCCGCCGCCGCTAATTGCTTAGCGGACGTTCGCCCCGGCAATCGACAACGTACTTGCTTCGAGCGATGAAGCACTGCCGATCGACCTAACGCTTGAGAGTTCTCTGATGCCGGTCTCGCAGCACACGACGTTGATTGACTTCCTCACTATACCACACTTCTGAAGAATTGCAAGTAGCAATTTATGTGGCGATCCGTCGTGCGGACGATCCGATGAACGGTTATGGCGTTTCGATGGGACTAATTATCGTACCATCGTTCATCAGCGATAGGAACATTGTATGACGACAGCCTCAGAAGAGGTGCTTACCCGTTATGCCCGCCGCAATTTCTGGTTGAACGTTCTCGATGGCAGCGCATTTACCTTTGGAATCAGTCTTGTTTCGCGATTTACCGTCTTACCGCTGATCGTTGAGCGCTTAACCGATGCACGTTGGGTACAGGGATTGATCCCGGCGATTTTTTTTGCCGGATGGTTATTACCGGGATTATTGACAGCACCGCTGATAGCAGCTCAGCCACGGCGTAAACCATGGGTTCTACTGGCAACCATAGGTGAACGGTTGCCATTTTTGATAATGGGTATTTTGCTGCTGACACTACCTGATTTACCGGCGAGTACATTGCTGATTATTGTGCTGAATCTGTATGCAATCTTTGCTACTAGCGCTGGATTGACTTCGATTGCCTGGCAGGATCTGATTGCACGAGTGATTCCAGCGCAACGTTGGGGTGTCTTTTTCGGGTTACAAGCCGGTTTAGGCGGTTTACTCGGCATCGGTGGTGGTGCGATAGCGGCAGCGATTCTGGCGCAGCAACCTTTTCCACAAAGCGCCGGTATACTTGCTCTGATCTGTTTTGGGGCAATGGTAGTGTCATACATCTTTCTTGCGCTTACCGTCGAACCGGCGCAGACACCGGTACCGGCTCGCCCATTTCATGTCTTTTTGCGCGGTTTGGGGCCACTCTTGCGAAGCAACGTTGCGTTTCGCCGCTATCTTTTTTGCCGTGCGGCGATTGCGCTTGGTTTGACCGGACACAGTTTTCTGACGGCGGCTGTGCTCGAACGGTTTCAGTTACCGGCTGCCGAGATTGGGCTGTTTACCGGTGTAATGTTGGCAGCGCAGGCAGTAGGCAACATTGGGTTGGGTGCGTTAGCCGACCGATGGGGGCATAAGCAGGTGTTGGCGCTAGCGGCAACGATGGGCATGGCTGCGCTTATCTTGGCCCTGTTGGCTCCGACCAGTAGCTGGTTCTATTTCATTTTTGCGTTAGTCGGCGCAGCACAGGCTGGGTATCAGCTCTCCGGCTTTACGCTCGTCTTTGCTTTTAGTCCGCCAGAAGAACGCACGACCTACATCGGTGTGGCGAATCTTGCGTTGGCACCGGTGGCAGCACTTGGCCCAATCGTGGTTGGTGTGTTGGCAACATTTACCGGCTATGGCGTGATATTTGCGCTGTTGGCGGTTATCGGTCTGATCGGGGTGGGAATACTCCACCGGCAGGTAGCTGCACCGGTGCGAGCCGGTCAAGCTTCGATGGCGTAGCGATGAGTTGGCTATGGAGAATGTAGGCATAAATTAACTTATGACGCCGGTGAGCATCACACAAGCGCCGGAGTGCGCCGGCGGGTGACGGCCCTGCACGCGCGCCGGGGTGCGCCGGCGGGTGACGGCCCTGCACGCGCGCCGGGGTGCGCCGGCGGGTGACGGCCCTGCACGAGCGCCGGAGTGTGCCGGCGGGGTGACGGTCCTGCGCGAGCGCCGGAGTGTGCCGGCGGGGTGACGGTCCTGCGCGAGCGCCGGAGTGCGGCGGCAGGTGACGGCCCTACACGAGCGCCGGAGTGTGCCGGCGGGGTGACGGTCCTGCACGCGCGCCGGGGTGCGCCGGCGGGTGACGGCCCTGCATGAGCGCCGGGGTGCGCCGGCGGGTGACGGCCCTGCACGCGCGCCGGGGTGCGCCGGCGGGTGACGGCCCTGCACGCGCGCCGGGGTGCGCCGGCGGGTGACGGCCCTGCACGCGCGCCGGGGTGTGCCGGCGGGGTGACGGTCCTGCGCGAGCGCCGGGGTGTGCCGGCGGGTGACGGCCCTGCACGAGCGCCGGAGTGTGCCGGCGGGGTGACGGTCCTGCACGCGCGCCGGGGTGCGGCGGCAGGTGACGGCCCTGCACGAGCGCCGGGGTGCGCCGGCGGGGTGACGGTCCTGCACGAGCGCCGGGGTGCGGCGGCAGGTGACGGCCCTGCACGAGCGCCGGGGTGCGCCGGCAGGTGACGGCCCTGCACGAGCGCCGGGGTGCGCCGGCAGGTGACGGCCCTGCACGAGCGCCGGAGTGTGCCGGCAGGTGACGGTCCTGCACGAGCGTCGGGGTGCGCCGGCAGGTGACGGCCCTGCACGAGCGCCGGAGTGTGCCGGCGGGTGACGGCCCTGCACGCGCGCCGGAGTGCGCCGGCGGGGTGACGGTCCTGCACGAGCGCCGGGGTGCGGCGGCAGGTGACGGCCCTGCACGCGCGCCGGAGTGCGGCGGCAGGTGACGGCCCTGCACGAGCGCCGGGGTGCGCCGGCGGGTGACGGCCCTGCACGAGCGCCGGGGTGCGCCGGCGGGTGACGGCCCTGCACGAGCGCCGGAGTGTGCTGGCGGGGTGACGGTCCTGCGCGAGCGCCGGAGTGTGCCGGCGGGTGACGGCCCTGCACGCGCGCCGGGGTGCGCCGGCGGGGTGACGGTCCTGCACGAGCGCCGGGGTGCGGCGGCAGGTGACGGCCCTGCACGAGCGCCGGAGTGCGGCGGCAGGTGACGGCCCTGCACGAGCGCCGGAGTGTGCCGGCGGGGTGACGGTCCTGCACGAGCGTCGGAGTGTGCCGGCGGGGTGACGGTAGCATGCAACACACACTAAGATATAGTATTACGTTGGGCGCCGGTTGAGTCCGTAGCAATACACCGCAATGCCGTCGCGTCGGCGGATGCTACTATAGTGAAGGTGTTATCCGTCGAAGGTACACTTTAGAGCTTTATCCGTCAATGGTGGGCTTTCACTCTATCAACCTTCGGCGTTTGCTGTATCCCCCTCCAACAATGCTTTGCTTTATCCGTCAATGGTAGGCTTTCACTCTATCACACCCTGCACTTATAGCCCGGTGGCGAAGGAGAGGGTATTGCGTGCCGGTGAAAGTTGTACAGGTAATGCTGGACCACAGTAGTACAGTCGATCCTCGCGCCAGTCGGCTAGCCCGATTTCGGTGAGCCATGAAGTAACAGTGGCGGCTCGCCGCAGGGCAGTTGATTCGGCGAGTGGGGCGAGTTGTTGGAGGATTCGTGCGACATCTGCCCGGGAGAGGCCTTCGGGATGATCACGGAGGGCGACAATCACCGAACGAGTGGGTTCGTAACGGAGCAGTTGACGGCGCAGTGCAGCCCGTTGATCAGCACGGTTGTAGCGGATGAAGGCTAGCCCAAATTTAGTTAGTTGTGCCGTTTCCGTCTGCTCGCCGATTTCGATCAGGCCAATGATCCGCGCTGCTTGCATGTAGTAGAGGCCTTGTCGCTGACCTTTGGCTCCAATGTATTCACCGATTTCGCTTGCCGTGACTCGTCCGCGTGCAATCGCTTCTGCAACACGCGCTACGTCCCAAAGTACATCGGCCTGGGGAATGTCCACTGTGGTCAGCATAAGAGCCTCCTCTTCCTTACACGTACTCGCTCGTACTATAGTTCTACCATATCATACTCGAACGTTTGTGTCAATAGGGAATTTTGCGCACATGTTCACGTGTAAACGCAAAGACGCAAAGGCGCAAAGGCGCAAAGACGCAAAGGCGCAAAGATATCCCGAAACACAACGGTGTCATTTGATAGTGCGTTTGGAGGTATGATACTCATGGTGCGTAACTGGGGCACGGTCGGATAATGCACTGACGTTACTCTATTTCAGAGGAGATGACCTATGACATTTACTGACCTTCCGCTAACATCGACCCACGACGTGGCGATCGTTGGCGCTGGTCCGATCGGTCTGGAATTGGCAGTCTGCTTGAAGCAAGCTGGGGTTGACTACATTCACTTTGATGCGCACCAGGTCGGTTATACGATGACGTGGTGGCCGCGCAATACGAGTTTTTTCAGTACAACCGAGCGACTAGCGATTGCCGGTGTACCTATTCCCAATAATCATCAGCAACGGATTACCGGTGAAGAGTACTTGGCGTATTTGCGATCGGTTGTGGAGTTGTTCGATCTCCACGTGCAGAGTTATGAGCCGGTTAGCTCATTGCAACGCGATGACGAAGGCTTTACGCTCATAACGAAACCACTGACCGGGCCACGGCGTTATCGTGCGCGTCGTGTGGTGTTGGCGATCGGTGATATGCACTTCCCCCACCGTCTCAATATTCCCGGTGAGGATTTGCCCCATGTGAGCCATTATTTCCGTGATCCGCACGATTATTTTCGCCGCCGGTTGTTGATCGTTGGCGGTAAGAACTCGGCGGTCGAAGCAGCGTTACGCTGCTGGCGGGCCGGCGTACAGGTAACGGTATCCTACCGGCGCGCTCGGCTTGATGAGAAGCGGGTGAAGCATTGGTTGTTACCCGATTTTGTTGCGCAGGTTGAAGCCGGGACGATCCGGTTTTTGCCGAATACGACGCCGGTTGCGATCGATCCCGGTGGGGTGACATTGGCCTGTACCGATGACGATGGTCAGCCCACAACCGAGCAGTTCTACTATCCGACCGATTTTGTCTTGCTTGCTACCGGTTTTCGTGGTGATCAGCGATTGCTTGAACAGGCTGGAGTTGTCTTGCACGGACCGAACCGCGTGCCGGAATACAATCCGGCCACAATGGAGACGAACGTTCCCGGTCTGTATTTAGCCGGTACGGTAGCGGCCGGTATTCAACTGCGTTATACCCTCTTCATTGAGAACTGCCACGAACACGCCGGCAAGATTACGCAAGCAATAACGGGACGTTGGCCGGCCCGGTTGGGCGATATCCCAATGCGTACCTACCAACTCGGTTTCGAGCAAATTGCCGCGAATTGAGCATTCTATTGTCCAATTACGCTTGCCAAAATCGCGTAGTCTGAGTATAGTAATGAACGTGCGGGGCTGTAGCTCAATGGATAGAGCACCGACCTTCTAAGTCGATGGTTGCGCGTTCGAGTCGCGCCAGCCCCGCCAATCCCTTTTTCACAGTTGTTTTTCCTCTCCAGCCCGTTGTGCTAATAGTTGCTCAATGCGCGTTAAGCGTTGCTGAATCTCGGTGAGCATTTCTCTTTGGCGATCTGCCGCTTCGTCTTCAACAAATAAAGCGGCAATATTCGCGGTAAGCAACCCAAATAACGAAATACCGGCTAGCATCAGAAAGACTGCCACGCCGCGCCCCAATACTGTTACCGGATAGGTGTCGCCATACCCAACCGTTGTAACGGTGGTCAGCGCCCACCAGATGGCATCGGCGAACGAGGCGATAGGGCCACCGCTACCCTGTTCGGCAACGAACATGAGGGTGGCTGCCACTAACACAACGATGAGACTGGTGATGCCGATAAACGCCGGCATGCGTTGGCGTAAGGTTTGGCGCGATTGTCGCCAGAGCCGGGTGAGAATGATCGGGAGCCATAAGAGCCGTAATGGGCGCAGAAATGGAATTGCGATCATCACTATCTCGATCCAGTTCGCACGAAGGTAAGCTACCCGATCGGGAGATAGATACCATTTGATCAGAAGTTCAATTCCAAATATTCCCCAAATGATCCAGAGTATGCC includes the following:
- a CDS encoding RNA recognition motif domain-containing protein, translating into MLVKLFVGNLPWSVGDAELGAIFEPHGEVQSARVINDRDTGRSRGFGFVEIETNNVAGVIRATDGLEIGGRNLRVNEAEDKPRSSSRGDFRRRY
- a CDS encoding potassium channel family protein, whose protein sequence is MTHAQRTLLLDRFYRITEIPMLFLSICFLVIFFLIESRTLSTTTTLVLDGILWIIWGIFGIELLIKWYLSPDRVAYLRANWIEIVMIAIPFLRPLRLLWLPIILTRLWRQSRQTLRQRMPAFIGITSLIVVLVAATLMFVAEQGSGGPIASFADAIWWALTTVTTVGYGDTYPVTVLGRGVAVFLMLAGISLFGLLTANIAALFVEDEAADRQREMLTEIQQRLTRIEQLLAQRAGEEKQL
- a CDS encoding MFS transporter — protein: MTTASEEVLTRYARRNFWLNVLDGSAFTFGISLVSRFTVLPLIVERLTDARWVQGLIPAIFFAGWLLPGLLTAPLIAAQPRRKPWVLLATIGERLPFLIMGILLLTLPDLPASTLLIIVLNLYAIFATSAGLTSIAWQDLIARVIPAQRWGVFFGLQAGLGGLLGIGGGAIAAAILAQQPFPQSAGILALICFGAMVVSYIFLALTVEPAQTPVPARPFHVFLRGLGPLLRSNVAFRRYLFCRAAIALGLTGHSFLTAAVLERFQLPAAEIGLFTGVMLAAQAVGNIGLGALADRWGHKQVLALAATMGMAALILALLAPTSSWFYFIFALVGAAQAGYQLSGFTLVFAFSPPEERTTYIGVANLALAPVAALGPIVVGVLATFTGYGVIFALLAVIGLIGVGILHRQVAAPVRAGQASMA
- a CDS encoding ABC transporter permease — its product is MLVRSSLRWILRHPWQMLLCVLGVALGVAVVVAIDLANASARRAFQLAGDTVAGQATHQIVGGPTGLAETVYTALHRQLPALAAAPIVEGYVTAPALGPGVYQLFGVDPFAEAPFRPYLAADGTVDLAALLIEPGAALLSRANAERAGLQLGDTLSIQIGARSATVRVVGVLDPADDLSRRALDGLIVVDIASAQELLATTGRLSRVDLIIPPVFDLKSLTSLLPAGVTVQPVAARAGTLQQMTAAFELNLTALSLLALIVGMFLIYNTMTFSVVQRRTLLGTLRCVGVSRGQLAVLVLAEAFVISLLGVASGLTLGVVLGRGLVGLVTQTINDLYFVVTVRDLSLEPFVLVKGAVLGIVATLAAALAPALEAMYTPPRTVLRRSSIEERVRRATPRLAVAGVGLLAGGGVLLALPATAGTTGLYLAFAGLFALVIGSALLTPVALVGLMFVIRPLLGRVLGLLGRMAARDVVASLSRTAVAVAALMVAVSVTIGVGIMIGSFRQTVINWLEQSLIADIYLSPPSNVANRIDTTLDPTLPAVLATLPAVEAITTFRSVQIDLPTGPTTLVAIDGATERGRRALRFQQGGDDAAWEAWERGAVFISEPLAFRSGLGVGDTLTLRTDRGLRELPIAGVYYDYTSDRGVIRINAATYRALWDDPALSSLAIYVRDGYGVDTVIEQVRLVSAGYGTVLVNSSRALREGTLVVFDRTFAITSVLQLLATIVAFIGILSALMALQLERTRELGVLRAVGLTPGQLWGSVLSQTGLMGLAAGVLAAPLGLVLALVLTYVINKRSFGWTLELVVDPLLFAQAFAVAISAALLAGIWPALRMSRISPAIALRDE
- a CDS encoding NAD(P)-binding domain-containing protein, which translates into the protein MTFTDLPLTSTHDVAIVGAGPIGLELAVCLKQAGVDYIHFDAHQVGYTMTWWPRNTSFFSTTERLAIAGVPIPNNHQQRITGEEYLAYLRSVVELFDLHVQSYEPVSSLQRDDEGFTLITKPLTGPRRYRARRVVLAIGDMHFPHRLNIPGEDLPHVSHYFRDPHDYFRRRLLIVGGKNSAVEAALRCWRAGVQVTVSYRRARLDEKRVKHWLLPDFVAQVEAGTIRFLPNTTPVAIDPGGVTLACTDDDGQPTTEQFYYPTDFVLLATGFRGDQRLLEQAGVVLHGPNRVPEYNPATMETNVPGLYLAGTVAAGIQLRYTLFIENCHEHAGKITQAITGRWPARLGDIPMRTYQLGFEQIAAN
- a CDS encoding AAA family ATPase; translated protein: MQTAQLASALLAEARKTLVGQDETLILLLTALLSNGHVLLEGPPGTAKTLMAKTLAQMIQAEFRRVQFTPDLMPADVIGTQVYDLSSGQFRLRQGPIFTQVLLGDEINRAPAKTQSALLEAMEERQVTIEGQRLPLPEPFFVIATQNPIEYEGTYPLPEAQLDRFLFKIVIDYAPREVEIEVLRRYHFGFDAHQLAAAGLQTIVTTESLRACRAEIAQVQVEQGILDYIVAIVQATRTSPELLVGASLRAGIALLLAAKALAAINDRAYVTPDEVKTLARPVLRHRIILRPEAEIEGLNADMAIGRILNRIEVPR
- a CDS encoding DUF7226 domain-containing protein, which produces MLTTVDIPQADVLWDVARVAEAIARGRVTASEIGEYIGAKGQRQGLYYMQAARIIGLIEIGEQTETAQLTKFGLAFIRYNRADQRAALRRQLLRYEPTRSVIVALRDHPEGLSRADVARILQQLAPLAESTALRRAATVTSWLTEIGLADWREDRLYYCGPALPVQLSPARNTLSFATGL
- a CDS encoding acyl-CoA-binding protein, translating into MSDLRAAFERAAQEVQTLPRRPDNETLLQLYALYKQATVGDIQGTRPGVLDMTGRLKYDAWAKLKGVTAEEAMKRYIELVERLKQTIK